A window of the Callospermophilus lateralis isolate mCalLat2 chromosome 7, mCalLat2.hap1, whole genome shotgun sequence genome harbors these coding sequences:
- the Col9a2 gene encoding collagen alpha-2(IX) chain encodes MAAAAAPRGLLILLQVLGLALAQIRGPPGEPGPPGPPGPPGVPGSDGIDGDKGPPGKAGPPGSKGEPGKPGPDGPDGKPGIDGVTGAKGEPGSVGTPGVKGQPGLPGPPGLPGPGFAGPPGPPGPVGLPGEIGIPGPKGDPGPEGPSGPPGPPGKPGRPGTIQGLEGSADFLCPTNCPAGVKGPPGLQGVKGHPGRRGILGDPGRQGKPGPKGDVGASGEQGIPGPPGPQGIRGYPGMAGPKGEMGLRGYKGMVGSIGAAGSPGEEGPRGPPGRAGEKGDVGSQGAPGPQGITGPKGATGPPGIDGKDGTPGIPGMKGHVGQAGRPGSPGHQGLAGVPGQPGTKGGPGDKGEPGQQGLPGFSGPPGKEGEPGPRGEIGPRGIVGQKGDQGERGPVGQPGPQGRQGPKGEQGSPGIPGPQGLPGIKGDKGSPGKPGPRGGVGDPGVAGLPGEKGEKGESGEPGPKGQPGVRGEQGYPGPSGDAGAPGVQGYPGLPGPRGQAGDRGVPGLPGRQGVAGRAASDQHIEDVVLKMMQEQLAEVAVSAKREALGAVGMMGPPGPPGPPGYPGKQGPNGHPGPRGIPGVVGAVGQIGNTGPKGKRGEKGDQGEVGRGHPGMPGPPGIPGLPGRPGQAINGKDGDRGSPGAPGEAGRPGLPGPVGLPGFCEPAACLGASAYASARLTEPGSIKGP; translated from the exons ATGGCCGCTGCGGCAGCCCCCCGCGGCCTCCTTATTCTCCTACAGGTGCTCGGGCTCGCCCTGGCTCAGATC AGAGGACCGCCGGGAGAGCCCGGGCCCCCAGGCCCTCCTGGGCCGCCAGGAGTACCTGGATCTGATGGCATCGAC GGTGACAAGGGACCCCCTGGGAAAGCTGGCCCTCCG GGATCCAAGGGAGAGCCTGGCAAACCTGGGCCAGATGGGCCAGATGGGAAGCCTGGGATTGAT GGTGTAACTGGAGCCAAAGGGGAGCCTGGTTCTGTGGGGACTCCTGGAGTCAAG GGCCAACCCGGGCTCCCAGGCCCCCCTGGCCTGCCA GGCCCTGGTTTTGCTGGACCTCCT GGACCTCCAGGACCTGTTGGCCTCCCTGGTGAGATTGGAATCCCAGGCCCCAAG GGGGATCCAGGACCAGAGGGACCATCAGGGCCCCCAGGCCCCCCTGGGAAACCG GGACGCCCAGGAACCATTCAGGGCCTGGAAGGCAGCGCTGACTTCCTG TGTCCAACCAACTGTCCAGCTGGTGTGAAAGGGCCCCCAGGGCTGCAGGGAGTAAAG GGGCATCCTGGCAGACGGGGGATTCTGGGTGATCCTGGCCGCCAGGGAAAGCCG GGTCCCAAGGGAGATGTGGGTGCCTCTGGAGAGCAAGGCATCCCTGGACCACCG GGTCCCCAGGGCATTAGGGGCTACCCAGGAATGGCAGGACCTAAGGGAGAAATG GGTCTTCGTGGGTATAAAGGCATGGTGGGCTCCATTGGTGCTGCTGGGTCACCG GGTGAGGAAGGTCCAAGAGGGCCACCAGGTCGAGCTGGGGAGAAGGGTGATGTG GGTAGCCAAGGTGCTCCAGGACCCCAGGGGATAACAGGCCCAAAGGGAGCAACT GGCCCCCCAGGCATTGATGGCAAGGATGGAACCCCAGGCATACCTGGCATGAAG GGCCACGTAGGTCAGGCAGGACGACCAGGAAGCCCAGGCCACCAGGGCTTAGCA GGTGTGCCGGGCCAGCCAGGGACAAAAGGAGGTCCTGGAGATAAG GGTGAGCCTGGCCAGCAGGGTCTCCCTGGATTTTCTGGTCCCCCTGGGAAGGAG GGAGAGCCAGGACCCAGAGGAGAAATTGGTCCTCGGGGCATCGTGGGACAGAAG GGTGACCAGGGTGAAAGGGGGCCAGTGGGACAGCCAGGTCCCCAAGGACGACAG GGCCCCAAGGGAGAGCAGGGATCCCCTGGAATCCCAGGACCCCAAGGCTTGCCAGGCATCAAGGGAGATAAG GGCTCCCCAGGAAAGCCCGGGCCCCGCGGCGGAGTG GGAGACCCGGGGGTGGCCGGCCTCCCGGGGGAGAAAGGCGAGAAG GGCGAATCTGGTGAGCCGGGGCCCAAGGGACAG CCAGGAGTCCGCGGAGAGCAGGGCTACCCTGGCCCCAGCGGGGATGCTGGCGCCCCAGGGGTGCAGGGTTACCCTGGGCTGCCTGGCCCTCGAGGACAGGCTGGAGACCGAGGCGTGCCAGGACTGCCAGGGAGACAGGGCGTGGCG GGCCGAGCTGCTAGTGACCAGCACATCGaagatgtggtgctgaagatgatgcaag AGCAACTGGCAGAGGTGGCTGTGAGTGCCAAGCGGGAAGCCCTTGGTGCAGTTGGGATGATGGGTCCTCCAGGACCACCTGGCCCGCCTGGATACCCAGGCAAGCAGGGCCCGAATGGGCACCCTGGCCCTCGAGGAATTCCTGGAGTCGTGGGAGCCGTGGGTCAGATTGGCAATACTGGGCCCAAGG GAAAGCGTGGAGAGAAGGGTGACCAAGGAGAAGTAGGGCGTGGGCACCCTGGGATGCCTGGGCCCCCAGGGATCCCAG GACTCCCTGGCCGGCCTGGGCAGGCAATCAACGGCAAGGATGGAGACAGAGGGTCCCCAGGGGCTCCAGGAGAAGCAGGCCGACCTGGCCTGCCAGGCCCTGTGGGACTCCCAGGTTTCTGTGAGCCTGCAGCCTGCCTGGGGGCTTCAGCCTATGCCTCAGCCCGACTCACTGAGCCGGGATCCATCAAGGGGCCATGA